A window from Pseudobutyrivibrio ruminis HUN009 encodes these proteins:
- a CDS encoding acetate/propionate family kinase produces the protein MKILVINCGSSSLKYQVIDSESEQVLCKGLCERIGIDGRIVYQKAGLDKEITEIPMPTHKEAVAAVINAITNEATGALKSLDEIDAVGHRVVHGGEKFAASALITDEMIKVVEECNDLAPLHNPANIIGINACRELMPGKPQVGVFDTAFHQTMPKEAYMYAVPYKYYEKYGVRRYGFHGTSHSYVSKRVAEMDGCDLKNSKIIVCHIGNGASCCAVLNGESVDTSMGLSPLEGLVMGTRSGDIDPSAVEFMAKKEGLDFAGVMNVLNKESGALGVSGISSDFRDLIAASAEGNERAKLAMDMIAYRIAKYVGAYAAAMNGVDIICFTAGLGENNAGLRKAVCNHLGFMGVEIDDARNDVAGEERLVSSDSSKVKVYVVPTNEEVMIARDTAAIVSGK, from the coding sequence ATGAAGATCTTAGTTATCAACTGTGGTAGCTCATCTCTTAAGTATCAGGTAATTGATTCAGAGAGCGAGCAGGTACTTTGCAAGGGACTTTGCGAGAGAATCGGCATTGATGGACGTATCGTTTATCAGAAGGCTGGTCTTGATAAGGAAATCACAGAGATTCCTATGCCTACACACAAGGAGGCTGTTGCAGCTGTAATCAACGCTATTACAAACGAAGCTACAGGTGCTCTTAAGTCTCTTGATGAAATCGATGCAGTAGGTCACAGAGTCGTTCACGGTGGTGAGAAGTTCGCTGCTTCTGCACTTATCACAGACGAGATGATCAAGGTTGTAGAAGAGTGCAACGATCTTGCTCCACTTCACAACCCAGCAAATATCATCGGTATCAATGCATGCCGCGAGCTTATGCCAGGTAAGCCACAGGTTGGTGTTTTTGATACAGCATTCCATCAGACAATGCCTAAGGAAGCATACATGTATGCAGTTCCTTACAAATATTATGAGAAGTACGGCGTACGTCGTTACGGTTTCCACGGTACATCACACAGCTATGTTTCAAAGCGTGTAGCTGAGATGGACGGATGCGACCTTAAGAACTCAAAAATCATCGTTTGCCACATTGGTAACGGTGCATCTTGCTGTGCAGTTCTCAATGGCGAGTCAGTAGACACATCAATGGGTCTTTCTCCACTTGAGGGACTTGTGATGGGTACACGTTCAGGTGATATCGATCCTTCAGCTGTTGAATTCATGGCAAAGAAGGAAGGTCTTGATTTCGCTGGCGTTATGAACGTACTTAATAAGGAATCTGGTGCACTTGGTGTTTCTGGTATTTCTTCAGATTTCCGTGATCTTATTGCTGCTTCAGCAGAAGGTAATGAGAGAGCAAAGCTTGCTATGGATATGATTGCTTACCGCATCGCTAAGTATGTTGGTGCTTATGCAGCTGCTATGAACGGTGTAGACATCATCTGCTTCACAGCTGGTCTTGGTGAGAACAATGCAGGTCTTAGAAAGGCTGTATGTAACCATCTTGGTTTCATGGGTGTTGAAATCGATGACGCTAGAAACGATGTAGCTGGCGAGGAGAGACTTGTTTCTTCAGACTCTTCAAAGGTTAAGGTATACGTTGTACCTACAAACGAGGAAGTTATGATTGCAAGAGATACAGCAGCTATTGTATCTGGCAAATAA
- a CDS encoding YceD family protein, protein MKISIKDITSLPDQNKKFTGTCDIHDFSYLGSKFTINRTEPFDVVLSMIGSGKLHITFNTSANITGSCDRCLTDVSFDVPVAVDETVEVSEGQVVPDEEIGPYSFVDGEEIVVDELILNEILVNFPAKILCQDDCKGICPVCGKNRNIESCGCDDTVLDPRMAQFLDVFNSFKEVK, encoded by the coding sequence ATGAAGATTTCTATTAAGGATATCACTTCATTACCTGATCAAAATAAGAAGTTTACTGGAACTTGCGACATACATGATTTTTCTTATCTTGGCAGTAAGTTTACTATCAATCGCACAGAGCCATTTGATGTAGTTTTGTCTATGATTGGTTCTGGAAAGCTTCACATCACATTTAACACTAGCGCTAATATCACTGGTTCATGTGACAGATGCTTGACAGATGTTTCATTTGATGTACCTGTGGCTGTTGATGAAACTGTTGAAGTTTCAGAAGGACAGGTAGTTCCAGATGAAGAAATAGGTCCTTACTCATTTGTTGATGGTGAGGAAATAGTTGTAGATGAACTCATATTAAACGAGATCTTAGTAAATTTCCCGGCAAAGATATTGTGCCAGGACGACTGCAAGGGTATTTGCCCAGTCTGTGGCAAGAATCGTAATATCGAGTCTTGTGGATGCGACGACACAGTCTTAGATCCTAGAATGGCACAATTTTTAGATGTCTTTAATAGCTTTAAGGAGGTGAAATAG
- the rpmF gene encoding 50S ribosomal protein L32 has protein sequence MSICPKNKSSKGRRDKRRANWKMSKPTLVKCSKCGELMVPHRVCKNCGSYNKKEIIAVD, from the coding sequence ATGTCTATTTGTCCAAAGAACAAATCTTCTAAGGGAAGAAGAGATAAAAGAAGAGCAAACTGGAAAATGAGCAAACCAACACTCGTAAAGTGCAGCAAGTGTGGAGAGCTTATGGTACCACATAGAGTTTGCAAGAACTGTGGATCATACAACAAAAAAGAAATCATCGCAGTTGATTAA